A stretch of DNA from Anopheles ziemanni chromosome 3, idAnoZiCoDA_A2_x.2, whole genome shotgun sequence:
CGCGCCGGATCAATATTGCCAAGTATCAGGCCGTGGTGTTTAACGACTGGCTACCGATCTACCTTGGCCGTCAGAATATGCTCGATCGTGGGTTGCTGCACCAGAACGCCAACGGGGACTGGATCGCTGACTATGATCTGCTGGGAGATCCTACGGTGAGCAACGAGTTTGGAACAGCCGCCTTTCGGTACTTTCACAACATGATCGTCGGACATTTGGAGTTGAGTCATGAGTAACGAGTGAGTCAATTCTTTTGACAGTTGTTGTGCtgatacattttcttttcgtctaCCAGTCTTGTAACGTCACCAAATAAGGATACGAGTGGTAAAATTCGACTCTCAGATTGGCTACGGCGTCCTTCGGTGCTGGAGGTGCACAATAATCGCGAACTGCTGACGCGGGGCATGGTCACCCAGCCACACGACGCCGCCAACGAGCACCTCACGCCCGAAGCGAAGCACTACCTCTTCCGAAATGCGAACCCGTACGGTGTCGACCTGAAAGCGATCGATATCCACCGGGCGCGCGACCATGGTCTGGCCGGCTACAACGACTACCGTGAGTTCTGCGGACTCCAGCGTGCGTCCAACTGGAGCGACTTGAAGGATACGATTCCGGCGGCCACGGTGCACCGGCTGGACGAGTGGTACGAGTCGGTGGACGACGTCGAGCTGGTTGTGGCCGGTTCGCTCGAACGACACGCTCCGGGCGCCACGGTCGGTCCAACGTTTCTCTGCATCCTGCTCGAGCAGTTTCGGCGGACGCGTACCGGCGACcggtttttcttcgaaaacGGACACCCGGGCGGACCGTTCGGGGTGACGCAGTTGCAGGAACTACGGAAGGCGACGGTCGCGCGCCTTCTATGCGATAATACCGAGGGGCTTATGCAGATGCAGCGCAATGCATTCTTCCTGGCCGCGGACGATTCGAATCCCGTCGTACCGTGCTCGGAGCTGGCCGAGGTGAGCCTTGAACCGTGGCGAGAACGGACCGCCTAGCAGTCACTTCCGCGAACAGTGGGACAAGTGGTGCCGCTGCTTATTGGCCGATTTATTTGCAATATAAGCCTATTTTCCCAACGGTCACCGTTTGCCGAACGGTTTGTCCTATCGCCCGATGCGAACGGAAGACAATCGGTCCGCGCTAAGACTAGGATCAGGCACAACAGTGGATCGAATAAATTAAAGTCAACAGAGGGATACAATAGGATTATGCACTTGCTAAGTTTGTGTTTGCCCTCAGtaggcttttttctttttgtgatAGTATGAAGTATTCAACTCTCGATACAATATATTTTATCTCTTGGGTGTGTATTCAATTATTTCTACAAAACTTGGTGAAACTGATGCATACGTTcatgaaactttttgaaataatattcAATAGATAATACATTACtatgtgaaaagaaaaacctttgACTTACCCATTGTAGAATGTTGTTGCTTGTTGCTAGAAACGTAGTTGAACTAGAATTTTAATCTCCAATCTAGCGACAATTCTGCAATGCATTTAATCGTGAAAACAagctttttggttttgtttttcgttggtCTGCGATGTTTCAATCAGTCGTACACCGGATGTACGGCTAAAccggtttggtttgtttgttttttaacggTAGGAATCTAAGTAACCATCGTCGCAATGTACTGTCATTCGTAAACATGCTGCGGCGTATTCAAAATTTTTGTAGAACCTCTCTGTTCGGACAGCTGAATCGGAATGCTGGTGCAGCAGATCTTCAAGCGCCGCCAGCGGAAGAATCCTCCAAACGCTTGGACGGGCAGCTGCAGACTACGTTACGCGCCATCGTAGGTATCCGGGCCGGGGGGTAAGGTTGTGTGCGGTTTGCTGCATAATTCGTTCGACAATGTTCCCCGCATTTGCGCTCGCAGCGAACCTGTCCGTGCCGAATAAGATTAGCGAAGCAGAACGATGGGCCCGAAATTTTGCGCCTCTTGCAGCAGAATTTGCTGCCCCACGAACCGTTGCTGCGCTCGCTGAACATCGACGCCACGCCGGCGAGTGGACAGCTGGTGGAGTACATCGGCACGTACCTCCGCGAGGGTTTCACCTTGCTGGCGCAGGACGAGCGGGACCGGATCGTGGGCGCCGCCATCGGTAAACGGAGCTGCCCCTGGGACGGCAAGCAGTTGCTCGAGCTGGCAGATCGGACACGGTGCAATCAGCTCCGCAAGCTGCTCTACATTTGGTCCATCGTCGAGGCGGAACCGAACCTGCATCAGCGCTTCTGCACGCGCTGTCTCTACGAGGTAAGTGGCGGCTGACGCGAGCGCGAGTCGCGCCTAAATGTATGCAACGAGCAGAGCATTTCTTAAAAGGCAGCGAGGTATCGACGGCGGCTAACTTTCGGTTCGCATCGCATCCGCTTACATCCGCCAGATTGCCTTCCTGATGACGGCGGTCGACTCGCAACGACAGGGAATCGGACTTCACCTAACGCTGCACTCGCTTCAGCTCGCTCGTGCTTTGGGTTTCCGGTTTGCGCGGATGAACTGCTCCTGCGAGTATAGGTAAGGACCGGCGGCCGGAAGTAAGGCAACCCTCGGCTCAAACGTCCGTTCTGTTTCCcgttcacccccccccccccccagcgcACGTATAGCCGTGAAAGCCGGCCTAGAACGCCACTGGGCGGTGGCTTACCATCATCTCGTCGACAGCACGGAACAGCCGGTCGTGCGCCCAGAACCGCCTCATACGCATATTCAAGTGCACGCGACGGCCCTCTTTCCCGGCTGTCCATTAAATCGTCATGCAGGTAATTAATGGCATAATTGCATTTTTCACCTTCACTCCGATCCCCCGCCTTCCCCACCGCGACGTGAAACGTTGTAACGGTGGCTTTAAAAGCCATTGATAATAAAACAACATGGCATTTCCGGGCGACAtaatacatttatttatggccGTCGCCGAACGCACGCCAGTCAATTTATGTTTCGAGTAcgtttcgttgtttttattttcctgccGTTGCTGAATTTGCCCACCTTCAGAGTCGCTTTATCATCAGTTTGCCTCCGCTCCCCCGTTACTCTTACTCCCCGCCCCTGTATTGGCCTTTCCGCTGGGGGTTGGTAGGTTAATTTTACCAGTGGGGGCGACGACAATGGTGAAATTTTTATGGCTAATTATTTATTACACAACCGCATCGTAATCGAGTGCATCGGCGCTGATTTAGTCGATACGGCCATTATCGGGTAGCTCGTCGGTGCATCCGGCGGAAAGGGGTTCTTAAGTGAAATGCGTGTTTGTTCGACAAACTAGACGAGTTGGACCAATTATCGATACAATACGGTCATGTTTATCTATACTGTTGCGTTTGCCACCGACGAGCTTTGCTTTGTCATGAATGTCATACaatatgaatgaatgaatgaaaaaccgAATTAATAGCCCTTTCCATAACCGTTATGTTACGTTTACATGTAGCGCAAAGTATCCTTTGGAGAACACAGAGCGcagtgaaaatataataatccgcgtaaatgtgtttttcagtcagcaagtgaaaaatattgttcttTGCGATAAtgtataagttttttttcgctgCATGTGAGTTGTATGTTACATTATAAGTGAGGCCATAATCGTATTTCAGTAAAAACTATGTTATTGTTGGTTATCGTTGCCAAATCAGCAAATGGTCAAATTAAatctaataaaataaaaccgattgaGCCGTAGCTAGTGGGTAAGGACGTAGTAGGAGGGGATCAGTCGGGTCAGCGTGCCAACTTGAGTTGTACAATTGCACTaggagagtgagagaaagaaaagttaGAAGTAAAGTGCGGAGGAAggctttctttttcaactGTACCACCACCGAGGAAGAGCTACATAAATTTCAATACTATTCTAAAGGTATTGAAGGTGTAAGTACTGAATAAATAGTTGAAAGTTACTAAAAGTATCAGTAAGacttaggttttttttcctaaaataaGGATAAGGGATAAGGATCCTAAAAAAGTTGCAGTCTAAAACAGTACAAATCTGGAGGAAATGTCTTGATGAAAAAGTGGAATGAGTCAAAGAagtatttatttgttattgaaaatcaaacacacaacacgaagCAAACAGACATAACTGACGAAAAACACTTCGAACCAGTCAGGTTTGCTTTCCCAGTGCATTACACAAGATGTACAATGCATATTTTaacatttgatttttcttttgcactcaAATCGATTCAAGGAATTCACAGTAGTTGAAACAACGTGAATCCGTTCCATTGTACTTCATATGCTGTATGTGTTACATGTCTAGTGCTGCTTGTTTCACAAATCACTGACTCATATGACTTTTTAATGAACTTGCCCGAAGGATTTCTTAGTATGCAGGTGcgagaaatgttttttgtcgGTAGGCGATGGTCCTTTTAGAGAGCGTAGTGGTCCTATttctgtgtttcttttttgctttggcACAAAATGTAGCTTCTTCaatgagaaatgaaaaaaaaacaatccaccTTTGTTTGGGGTTGTTCGAGAAAGAATGATTCTTCACATCGCTGCCGTTCTTGAATATAGAAGACATACACCTTAACGACACCTTTAGGCATGCATTCACTCATCGACGTGCTAACGATTTGCAAATACCGTGTGGGGCTTGCAGATGCAGTTGCAACGAGCGGGAGGTGAATTTTCAATCCGTTTCTTTCACCTGCAGGATTGTTATCGAAGATACGATCGGTTCACGTCATCAACCGTTGACGAACACTTTTCACACTCAGTTTTGCTCGTGCGGTGGAAATGGTGGAGATTGCTTCGAAGGATTATCATGTACATATTTATGAGCAAAGACGACGATGCTGATCCTCATCAGACCGGCAGGCGCTATTTGTCTTGTCGATAATGTAGCTCTCCATTACGGGCAGAGATGTGCCCGGGAGCGTGCAATATATGGCCGCGGCTGGTAATGTTCCCTAGCTTCATTGCCCAACATACGGAACGCATGGTCAAGCATGATTTTAGTGGAATGAGACGTGCGGGCAGCCGACTAAAATGATGAGAGTATTTTCCGGGATTACGTAACTCTGTCCGCACGGGTGTGAGAACAAAGCCATTGGCAAAAGGTCAGCCCACGGGGTTGGGTGTCTCTGCTATCTGCTGTCAACAGTGCATTTGCATTAACCTCGAACGGTCGAATGGTGGTGAACCCGACCAGTGTCGAAGGGGGCTTACATGACTCCTCCCCCCAAACTGACTCA
This window harbors:
- the LOC131285639 gene encoding peroxidase-like; its protein translation is MVQIKLAILKTVCKVLCLCLILIISFHGIAQQVSAICPTVASCDEGTMPYRSMDGSCNSLYNPLYGTPYRPYRRLLPAKYADGVSEPARATSGKPMPNARHLSMALFGETEGQDRRSTIINMQFGQLVAHDLSFTADVFGVKCCQNGKKLPFNKLPPRCLPLDVPSDDPILPPGGVECMSMLRTKTTLEHECATNYGVAEQLSSVTAFLDLSIVYGNSMEQTATLREHQAGRMTVEHRHGQDWPPANPRASHLCQMELETDVCYLTGDLRSNQSPHLALLQIVHLLEHNRVAGELSRMNPCWDDERLFQEARRINIAKYQAVVFNDWLPIYLGRQNMLDRGLLHQNANGDWIADYDLLGDPTVSNEFGTAAFRYFHNMIVGHLELSHDLVTSPNKDTSGKIRLSDWLRRPSVLEVHNNRELLTRGMVTQPHDAANEHLTPEAKHYLFRNANPYGVDLKAIDIHRARDHGLAGYNDYREFCGLQRASNWSDLKDTIPAATVHRLDEWYESVDDVELVVAGSLERHAPGATVGPTFLCILLEQFRRTRTGDRFFFENGHPGGPFGVTQLQELRKATVARLLCDNTEGLMQMQRNAFFLAADDSNPVVPCSELAEVSLEPWRERTA